One segment of Candidatus Thermoplasmatota archaeon DNA contains the following:
- a CDS encoding 50S ribosomal protein L22, protein MMGYTATPEEEDIAKAIGKEIPISPKKSVEVCTALRGMNVEEAKDLLEEVIEKRRIIPYRRYKKTISHKKGGVTGGYPVRVAKAILKVLKDAQSNAEMNELDPETMRIEVIAAHPGRRIEGFKARARGRSTPWNKETVNIEVILRSEEE, encoded by the coding sequence ATGATGGGTTACACCGCAACACCGGAAGAAGAAGACATCGCAAAGGCAATCGGGAAGGAGATTCCGATATCGCCGAAGAAGTCGGTCGAAGTGTGCACAGCACTTAGGGGGATGAACGTCGAGGAGGCAAAGGATCTCCTCGAGGAGGTCATCGAGAAGAGGAGGATTATCCCCTATAGAAGATACAAGAAGACGATTTCTCACAAGAAGGGCGGAGTTACGGGAGGTTACCCAGTTCGCGTTGCTAAGGCCATACTCAAGGTTCTCAAGGACGCGCAATCGAACGCAGAGATGAACGAGCTCGACCCGGAGACAATGAGAATCGAGGTCATCGCGGCCCATCCCGGTCGGCGGATCGAGGGATTCAAGGCGAGAGCGAGGGGGAGAAGCACGCCCTGGAACAAGGAGACGGTCAACATCGAGGTCATACTCAGGAGCGAGGAGGAATAG
- a CDS encoding 30S ribosomal protein S19 — MAKTKTSGSSKAARRRTRKKEGAIEIRRRKEFTYRGYSLPELQEMPFDKFVELLPARARRTINRGLNDEQKTFVDKVRTNEKEVLRTHRREIIILPDFVGRRIDVYNGKEFVRVDIKPEMIGHYLGEFALTRKPVKHSGPGVGATRSSKYMPLK; from the coding sequence ATGGCAAAGACAAAGACTTCAGGTTCCTCAAAAGCCGCCAGAAGGCGGACGAGAAAGAAGGAGGGTGCGATTGAGATTCGAAGGAGGAAGGAGTTCACCTACAGAGGATACAGCCTTCCAGAACTGCAGGAGATGCCCTTCGACAAGTTCGTCGAGCTTTTGCCAGCAAGAGCGAGGAGGACCATCAACAGGGGGCTCAACGACGAGCAGAAGACGTTCGTAGATAAGGTCAGAACGAACGAGAAGGAAGTGTTGAGGACTCACAGAAGAGAGATAATCATCCTCCCTGACTTCGTCGGAAGGAGGATAGATGTATACAACGGGAAAGAGTTCGTCAGGGTCGACATCAAACCAGAGATGATTGGCCACTATCTTGGCGAGTTCGCCCTCACCAGGAAGCCCGTGAAACATTCGGGACCAGGCGTGGGAGCTACGCGATCATCCAAGTACATGCCACTGAAGTAG